Part of the Methanothermobacter sp. MT-2 genome is shown below.
TAGGTTCACTTATCCTTCCCTTTGATGGTATTGCCATCTTAATCCTCATATAATCACCAGATAATATAGTTTTTTTGAGTGTGATAACATTATATTAGATTCTACTTTAACTTATATTGGGGGTGAATGGATGGAAACACAAAACATTCTAATAAAAGATGCCCAGATTCTAGACGTCCATGGCCAAAGGAAAGGTTCTGTACTTATAGAAAATGATAAAATCGTGGAAATATCTCCTAGTATTGATCCGGGGGATGCTGATAAGATAATTGATGGTAGTGGTAAACTCTTAATCCCGGGACTTGTGAATACGCACACCCATCTTTCTATGACGCTTTTCAGAGGATTTGCTGATGATCTTAAACTTGAAACTTGGCTTAACGATTATATTTGGCCCCTTGAAGCACACCTTAATGGTGAATATTGTTATGCTGGGGCCCTTCTTGGTTGTGTGGAAATGATAAGGTCTGGGACAACCACATTCAATGACATGTATTTTTATATGGATCATGTGGCTGAGGCTATCAAAGAGACTGGTCTACGTGCCATGATAAGTCATGGTATGATAGATTTTGATGATGTGGAAAAGAGGAAGGCTGAAATAAAAGAATCAAAAAGGATAATTAGAAAATGTCATGGTATGGCTAATGGGCGTGTAAAGGTTGCATTGGGGCCTCACAGTCCATATACATGTTCCAGGGGCCTCTTAGAGGAGGTGAGGGGTCTTGCTGATAAATATGGTGTTCTTGTACATATTCATGTGGCTGAGACAGAAGTTGAGGTTCAACAAGTGCTTGAAAGGTATGGTAAGAGACCCTTTGTTTATTTGGATGAGATTGGTTTTCTTGGCGAGGATGTTATCGCTGCCCATGCTGTGTGGCTTTCATCATCTGAGATTCGTATTTTAAAGTCAAGGGGTGTTAAATTGTCACACAATCCTGTGAGTAACATGAAATTGGCTTCTGGTGTCGCGCCTGTTGAAAAACTTGTAAGGGAGGGTGTGTGTGTTTCACTTGGGACTGATGGGGCTGCATCTAATAATAATTTGGATCTTATAGAGGAGATGAAGATAGCGGCACTTTTACAAAAGATAAAAAATATGGATCCAACAAGCCTAGATGCTGGGAAGGTTTTTGAAATGGCCACGTTAAATGGGGCGGCTGCTTTGGGACTTGCTAAGGAGATTGGAAGTGTGGAAGTGGGTAAGAAGGCGGATATTGTGCTTATAAACACTAGGAAGAGTCATCTCACTCCTTGGAGGAATCCTATTTCGCATCTTGTATATTCGGCTTCTGGCTGTGATGTTGAGACAGTGTTATGTGATGGTGAAATTCTCATGGAGGACAGTAGACTAGAAGCTGTTGATGAGAAATATGTTATTGAAATTGCGGAGAATGCGGCTGAAGAGTTGGTCTCTAAGGCATGATCATCTTTTAATAAAGTATGGTTTTCTATTTTTATTTAGCACAATACTCTTTTTCCATTCATCCCTCATTTCCGGGTGATCCTTTCTGAAGTGGGATCCCCTGCTTTCTTTGCGTATTAGGGCCGATCTTGTTACGAGTGATGCTGTTTTGAGCATGTTCTCGATTTCAACAGCCTCTTGGAAGTACTTGTTGAATCTGCCACCTTCTGGGACGTCTATCCTCTGAAGTTCTCTTTGAAGAGATCTTATGGT
Proteins encoded:
- a CDS encoding 5-methylthioadenosine/S-adenosylhomocysteine deaminase, with the protein product METQNILIKDAQILDVHGQRKGSVLIENDKIVEISPSIDPGDADKIIDGSGKLLIPGLVNTHTHLSMTLFRGFADDLKLETWLNDYIWPLEAHLNGEYCYAGALLGCVEMIRSGTTTFNDMYFYMDHVAEAIKETGLRAMISHGMIDFDDVEKRKAEIKESKRIIRKCHGMANGRVKVALGPHSPYTCSRGLLEEVRGLADKYGVLVHIHVAETEVEVQQVLERYGKRPFVYLDEIGFLGEDVIAAHAVWLSSSEIRILKSRGVKLSHNPVSNMKLASGVAPVEKLVREGVCVSLGTDGAASNNNLDLIEEMKIAALLQKIKNMDPTSLDAGKVFEMATLNGAAALGLAKEIGSVEVGKKADIVLINTRKSHLTPWRNPISHLVYSASGCDVETVLCDGEILMEDSRLEAVDEKYVIEIAENAAEELVSKA